Proteins encoded together in one Nitrosopumilus sp. window:
- a CDS encoding SDR family oxidoreductase codes for MDFKNKNVLITGASSGIGKETAIEFAKLGANVILVARRKDKLEEIETQLKKFHITTMVLQCDVSKKDQVSEISKIVLEKFDSIDVLVNNAGFAIYGSVSELSIEEIESQMETNYLGMVYFIKNFLPSMLAKKSGHIVNVASVAASFGLPGIASYCASKFAMLGFSEGLKHELKGTGIGITVVSPIMVRTNFFDHPSFEQMPQYSSTSLSSKTVAKAILKASTSSRLEIIVPSVVRGAVWLKHTFPYFINPIIGKSFKKQLDSKK; via the coding sequence GTGGATTTCAAAAACAAAAATGTTCTAATCACTGGTGCATCTTCTGGTATTGGTAAAGAAACTGCAATAGAGTTTGCAAAACTTGGAGCAAATGTTATTTTAGTTGCTAGAAGAAAAGATAAACTCGAAGAAATAGAAACACAATTAAAAAAATTCCATATAACTACAATGGTTTTACAATGCGATGTATCAAAAAAAGATCAGGTAAGTGAAATATCAAAAATAGTTTTAGAAAAATTTGATTCTATAGATGTTCTAGTAAATAATGCTGGTTTTGCAATTTATGGTTCTGTATCTGAACTATCCATTGAAGAGATTGAATCTCAAATGGAAACCAATTATTTGGGCATGGTTTACTTTATCAAAAACTTTCTTCCATCAATGTTAGCAAAAAAATCTGGTCATATTGTTAATGTGGCATCTGTTGCTGCAAGTTTTGGGTTACCTGGAATTGCATCTTACTGTGCATCTAAGTTTGCAATGCTTGGATTCTCAGAGGGGCTTAAACATGAACTAAAAGGAACTGGAATTGGAATTACAGTAGTTAGTCCAATAATGGTTCGAACAAACTTCTTTGATCATCCTTCTTTTGAACAAATGCCTCAATATTCCTCAACTTCATTAAGTTCTAAAACAGTTGCAAAAGCAATTCTCAAGGCATCAACTTCTTCTAGATTAGAAATTATTGTTCCATCTGTTGTTAGAGGTGCAGTATGGCTAAAACACACTTTTCCATATTTTATTAATCCAATAATTGGAAAATCATTTAAAAAACAACTAGATTCAAAGAAATAG
- a CDS encoding ATP/GTP-binding protein, protein MKTIFISGTAGSGKSSLTSKLYDYYTKNGAFSAVLNLDPGVESLPYTCDVDARDYVDMLSIMQQYELGPNGALIMANDIIASKIDDIQNEVNRINPDYLIVDTPGQIELFAYRSSGRFIVENISTDEKTSIFLFDGALITTPVNFVSIALLATSIRLRLNLPTINVVTKTDLIGERLNDILKWSTSLSTLENALAKDTDGDTYSLTTNILRGLNLGGFAQGLIPISNVTGDGLVNLEGALSRILNLGEEVED, encoded by the coding sequence TTGAAAACAATTTTTATTTCAGGTACTGCAGGTTCAGGAAAATCATCACTAACGTCAAAGCTATACGATTATTACACAAAAAATGGAGCATTTTCTGCTGTTCTAAATTTAGATCCTGGAGTTGAAAGTTTACCATACACATGTGATGTTGATGCTAGAGATTATGTGGATATGTTATCAATTATGCAACAATATGAACTTGGTCCTAACGGTGCTTTGATAATGGCAAATGATATAATCGCATCAAAAATTGATGATATTCAAAATGAAGTGAATAGAATTAACCCAGATTATTTAATTGTCGATACGCCAGGACAAATTGAATTATTTGCATATAGATCTAGTGGTCGTTTTATTGTAGAAAATATTTCTACAGATGAAAAAACTAGTATTTTTTTGTTTGATGGAGCTCTAATTACTACTCCAGTAAATTTTGTATCAATTGCACTTCTTGCTACTTCAATTAGACTTCGATTAAATTTACCAACAATTAATGTTGTAACAAAGACTGATCTTATTGGAGAACGATTAAATGACATTCTCAAATGGTCAACAAGTTTGAGTACATTAGAGAATGCACTTGCTAAAGATACAGATGGAGATACCTATTCATTAACCACCAATATTTTACGTGGGCTTAACCTAGGGGGATTTGCTCAAGGACTAATTCCAATATCCAATGTTACAGGTGATGGATTAGTTAATCTTGAAGGTGCTTTGAGCAGAATTCTTAACTTGGGTGAGGAGGTAGAAGATTAG
- a CDS encoding 7-cyano-7-deazaguanine synthase, with product MKKAVIVFSGGVDSVCAVSILKSKYDLYGITFSYGQKASMEIKAAKEFAKKLKLRDHKIIDIGFMKNLYGDSNVLTSTKRKIPSEFEYSIVVPIRNAVFLSIASAWAYSLDAQLVAYGAHTGDSHYPDCRPIFAKKLESAFNQGEIDGINSQIRQKIEIWSPYRKGFSKSDLLKSGIKVLGDSIFKTWSCYSNKKYHCGNCESCNNRKIAFEKAGINDKTKYLN from the coding sequence ATGAAAAAAGCAGTCATAGTTTTTAGTGGCGGAGTTGATTCTGTCTGTGCAGTTTCAATTCTAAAATCAAAATATGATTTGTATGGGATTACATTTTCTTATGGTCAAAAGGCAAGTATGGAAATTAAAGCAGCGAAAGAATTTGCAAAAAAATTGAAATTAAGAGATCATAAAATAATTGACATTGGTTTTATGAAAAATTTGTATGGTGATTCTAATGTATTAACAAGTACAAAAAGAAAGATTCCTAGTGAATTTGAATATTCAATTGTGGTACCAATTAGAAATGCGGTGTTTTTGTCAATTGCTTCAGCATGGGCTTACTCACTGGATGCTCAATTGGTTGCATACGGAGCACATACGGGTGACAGTCATTATCCAGATTGTAGACCAATTTTTGCAAAAAAACTAGAATCAGCTTTTAACCAAGGGGAAATAGATGGAATAAATTCACAAATACGACAAAAAATAGAAATTTGGTCTCCATATCGTAAAGGGTTTTCAAAAAGTGATTTATTAAAATCAGGGATCAAGGTGTTGGGTGACTCTATCTTTAAAACATGGAGTTGCTATTCAAATAAAAAATATCATTGTGGAAATTGTGAATCATGCAATAATAGAAAAATTGCATTTGAAAAAGCTGGTATTAATGATAAAACAAAATATTTGAATTAA
- a CDS encoding glycosyltransferase, whose translation MLKIGEFIYPWGSGHYSRMMRLNEVLEDHIKEKFEIHFSSKDHVYEKLLDKFPDQREKIHEILMPTPIDGKFGPSVTMSLMNLLLPIAKNPPLIRQIINYLKEERKLYNKEKFDLVINDGDMGSNILAKNRNIPSLFITNQFKPKLYNSRSYLYPSLIFVAKQIAKASKILVADSPPPFTLCEYNLNFTEDVKEKITYVGHFTKNKLSRREKKSSLEKLVEDNDFGYWMRTGNKSTNDGTGQRYEQVFHQEEMKEEKRIISHARNDSSIDSVLGKDGKKYSIIDAIDKKIDWIQIDVGFLSEHEKDSILNLCKYAVVNGSHTVMGEIMGGKSKPIIGYPIYDEHTNNIKWAHERKLGVLVTNTKQVTEAIFNIKENYEIFKENLVEFSKNFVPNGAENSAKIAAQTLEEKR comes from the coding sequence GTGCTCAAAATAGGAGAATTCATCTATCCATGGGGAAGTGGTCATTATTCTCGTATGATGAGACTAAATGAGGTTTTAGAAGATCATATTAAAGAAAAGTTTGAAATTCATTTTTCAAGTAAAGATCATGTTTATGAAAAATTATTAGATAAATTTCCAGATCAACGAGAAAAGATTCATGAGATCTTAATGCCTACTCCAATTGATGGAAAGTTTGGTCCAAGTGTAACAATGTCTTTAATGAATTTGCTCTTACCTATTGCAAAAAATCCACCATTAATTAGACAGATTATAAATTATTTGAAAGAAGAAAGAAAGCTATACAACAAAGAAAAATTTGATCTTGTAATTAATGATGGAGATATGGGTTCAAATATTCTTGCAAAAAATAGAAATATTCCAAGTCTGTTTATCACCAATCAATTCAAACCGAAATTGTATAATTCAAGATCATATTTGTATCCATCATTGATTTTTGTTGCAAAACAAATTGCTAAAGCATCAAAAATACTTGTAGCAGATTCACCGCCACCATTTACTTTATGTGAATACAATCTCAATTTTACTGAAGATGTAAAAGAAAAAATAACATATGTTGGACATTTTACAAAAAATAAACTCTCCAGAAGAGAAAAAAAATCTAGTTTAGAAAAATTAGTAGAAGACAATGATTTTGGTTATTGGATGAGAACAGGAAACAAATCAACTAATGATGGAACGGGTCAGAGATATGAACAAGTGTTTCATCAAGAAGAAATGAAAGAAGAAAAGAGAATAATTTCTCATGCAAGAAATGATTCTAGCATAGATTCTGTTTTAGGTAAAGATGGTAAAAAATATTCAATTATTGATGCAATTGATAAAAAAATTGATTGGATACAAATTGATGTTGGTTTTCTCTCAGAGCATGAAAAGGATTCTATTCTAAATTTGTGCAAATATGCAGTAGTAAATGGTTCCCATACTGTAATGGGAGAAATAATGGGTGGAAAATCAAAACCAATCATTGGATATCCAATATATGATGAGCACACTAACAACATCAAATGGGCTCATGAGAGGAAACTTGGAGTTTTAGTTACAAATACAAAACAAGTAACTGAGGCAATTTTCAATATTAAAGAAAATTATGAAATTTTTAAAGAGAATTTAGTAGAATTTTCGAAAAACTTTGTTCCTAATGGAGCAGAAAATTCAGCAAAGATTGCTGCTCAAACCTTAGAAGAAAAGAGATAA
- a CDS encoding lysylphosphatidylglycerol synthase transmembrane domain-containing protein, whose translation MNWRLVIVPVTLIPIFVIAIQFDIQLEDVLAIGFFPFLGAVIAMMIKLGLQGIKFAYIARKYLGSFDSFWKLTGVRVGSEFIKFTTPMFVGAEFIVLYYLHKKGIKASKSAWIAIMDIVTEVFAAGLLSIIAGIIALMNGAYLVAAIILATSIVVTSLWLVMFFLSSVHMFQVPKVLANLVIKLGKAKGSKYIDKTNIWMEEVCTMSKENLKTSESKKIFTISFFFSLVSWSFYGISFMIIAMGTGYVINAFDSIMAVMGANAIGNLPITVGGSGLAEFGIVAYLNNLNPFDFDIPKGVVAWDAVIGWRIATYYVPIVVTWLLLVKLALSRISKPQT comes from the coding sequence ATGAACTGGAGACTAGTAATTGTACCTGTTACATTAATTCCCATCTTCGTAATTGCTATTCAATTTGATATTCAATTAGAAGATGTACTGGCAATTGGCTTTTTTCCATTTTTAGGTGCAGTTATTGCAATGATGATAAAACTGGGTCTTCAGGGAATAAAATTTGCATATATTGCAAGAAAATATCTTGGAAGTTTTGATTCTTTTTGGAAATTAACTGGTGTTCGAGTTGGTAGTGAATTTATCAAATTTACCACTCCGATGTTTGTAGGAGCAGAATTTATTGTACTTTATTATTTGCACAAAAAGGGAATAAAGGCTTCAAAATCTGCATGGATTGCTATTATGGATATTGTAACTGAAGTATTTGCTGCAGGTCTCTTGTCTATCATAGCAGGAATTATCGCATTAATGAATGGAGCATATTTAGTTGCAGCCATTATCTTAGCTACAAGTATTGTTGTAACATCTTTGTGGTTGGTAATGTTTTTCCTATCTTCTGTACATATGTTCCAAGTTCCAAAAGTTTTAGCAAATCTTGTAATAAAATTAGGAAAAGCAAAAGGGAGTAAATATATTGATAAAACAAACATTTGGATGGAAGAAGTTTGCACTATGAGCAAAGAAAACTTAAAAACTTCTGAATCCAAAAAAATCTTTACAATATCATTCTTTTTTTCACTGGTATCGTGGTCATTTTATGGAATATCATTTATGATCATTGCAATGGGTACAGGATATGTGATTAATGCATTTGATTCTATTATGGCAGTTATGGGTGCAAATGCTATTGGAAACTTGCCCATTACAGTTGGTGGTTCTGGATTGGCTGAATTTGGTATTGTAGCATATCTTAATAATCTGAATCCATTTGATTTTGATATTCCAAAGGGAGTTGTTGCTTGGGATGCCGTTATTGGTTGGAGAATTGCTACTTACTACGTTCCTATTGTAGTTACATGGCTGCTTTTAGTAAAATTAGCCTTGAGTAGAATATCAAAGCCACAAACTTGA
- a CDS encoding 7-carboxy-7-deazaguanine synthase QueE, with protein MKVRLFEIFTSVEGEGILYGTKTLFVRLAGCPFTCYYCDTKESLPMNSGKEYSIEDANQLIDNNLKNQTYKVNFTGGDPLIQHEAVAQLAKHIQMKKIPTYLESSCFDIDRFNHVLPFIDIVKIEFKTKDSEFVDSQHYDKLIDHTMKCLISSVKENKTTYIKIVVSSKTSLDDFRELVNQIFKNISKDDIDGFIIQPTYGISEPSLELLLELYDIVYPHYIDVKVVPQLHKFIGAP; from the coding sequence TTGAAAGTAAGATTATTTGAGATATTTACATCTGTAGAAGGAGAAGGAATACTTTATGGCACAAAAACACTTTTTGTAAGACTTGCTGGATGTCCATTTACATGTTATTACTGTGATACTAAAGAATCACTTCCAATGAATTCTGGAAAAGAATATTCAATTGAGGATGCAAATCAACTAATTGATAATAATCTAAAAAATCAAACATACAAAGTGAATTTCACAGGAGGTGACCCATTAATTCAACATGAAGCTGTTGCACAACTTGCAAAACACATTCAAATGAAAAAAATTCCGACATACCTTGAATCTTCATGTTTTGATATTGATAGATTTAATCATGTTTTGCCCTTTATTGATATTGTAAAAATAGAATTTAAGACAAAAGATTCTGAATTTGTTGATTCCCAACATTATGATAAATTAATAGATCATACGATGAAATGTCTAATCTCATCAGTCAAAGAAAATAAAACAACTTATATCAAAATTGTTGTAAGCTCAAAAACCTCTCTTGATGATTTTAGAGAACTTGTAAATCAAATTTTTAAAAACATTTCAAAAGATGATATTGATGGTTTTATCATTCAACCTACATATGGCATTTCAGAACCATCTTTGGAACTTTTACTAGAATTGTATGATATAGTGTATCCTCATTATATTGATGTTAAAGTTGTTCCTCAATTACACAAATTTATTGGTGCTCCATAA
- a CDS encoding thiamine biosynthesis protein, translating into MDEKSFVVVFPTIFSKNKISQLISNIKNILKIKDQQFKSVKRDGDVILVDANDPVFASSAINLLFGIDKITISKQVRNNFQDVVSEITEVGGNLLLKGEKFLVKVEGMSKGFLPKDVEIAATSNIIEKKSNLGAHPGTEENYDKLLYTFLTKNYAYISIFLDKGNGGIPYESKNKKTICAIYDEISAVSCFETIKQGNQVKIIVVYSQESELLNLAKIINQIVPRLAHDKIQLDFYNLKIKPNGTKNYLLFVNSVLEIMLHYSIDRVSLALSPLAFNSNFIDNSLRKVFSKNKIPILPLAGVDYNLFLEAKEIGLERNIKKLEKLFSNKSNEIPIISKKEVNFALKTKRTVIILLGPNNVHDILDSLDTNH; encoded by the coding sequence ATGGATGAAAAATCATTTGTTGTAGTTTTTCCAACAATATTTTCAAAAAATAAAATTTCTCAGCTTATATCCAATATCAAAAATATTCTAAAAATTAAAGATCAACAATTCAAGTCTGTTAAGAGAGATGGAGATGTTATTTTAGTTGATGCAAATGATCCAGTTTTTGCATCATCGGCAATAAATTTACTTTTTGGCATTGATAAAATAACAATTTCAAAACAAGTTAGAAATAATTTTCAAGATGTTGTAAGTGAGATAACAGAAGTTGGTGGAAATCTTCTACTAAAAGGAGAAAAGTTTTTAGTTAAAGTAGAAGGAATGTCAAAAGGGTTTCTTCCAAAAGATGTAGAGATTGCAGCTACATCAAATATTATTGAAAAAAAATCAAATCTTGGTGCCCATCCAGGAACAGAAGAGAATTATGATAAATTATTATATACTTTTTTAACAAAAAATTATGCATACATTAGTATTTTTTTAGATAAAGGAAATGGTGGAATTCCATACGAATCAAAAAATAAAAAAACAATTTGTGCAATCTATGATGAGATATCTGCAGTATCATGTTTTGAAACAATAAAACAAGGAAATCAAGTTAAGATAATTGTAGTTTATTCCCAAGAATCAGAATTACTAAATCTTGCAAAAATAATAAATCAAATTGTTCCAAGGCTTGCTCATGATAAAATCCAATTAGATTTCTATAATCTTAAAATTAAACCAAATGGAACCAAAAATTATCTATTATTTGTTAATTCAGTTTTGGAGATAATGCTTCATTACTCTATTGATAGAGTATCTCTTGCATTATCACCACTAGCATTCAATTCTAATTTTATTGATAATTCATTAAGAAAAGTATTTTCAAAAAATAAAATTCCAATTTTGCCACTTGCTGGAGTTGATTACAATTTATTTTTAGAAGCAAAAGAGATTGGTTTGGAGAGAAATATCAAAAAACTAGAGAAATTGTTTTCAAATAAATCAAATGAAATTCCCATCATTTCAAAAAAAGAAGTTAATTTTGCACTTAAAACAAAGAGAACTGTAATCATTTTACTTGGACCAAACAATGTTCATGATATCTTAGATTCACTAGATACAAATCATTGA
- the sat gene encoding sulfate adenylyltransferase: protein MSDDMIKPHGGILVNRITKVDPTGLFSITISEDLANDVENIADGIFSPLEGFLGQKDFESVITKGRLANNLAWTIPIILDVDEQTATKMKEAGDVLLKNPEGTGVAVLHVDEIYSFDKEKTSQGVYGTTDPSHPGVAKTMSMKEYLVGGKIDYIQRPNENEIRKYRLTPTQTREAFSKAGWKTICAFQTRNPPHVAHEMLQKTSITTRDGVFVNPIIGKKKSGDFVDEVIVKCYETMIKLYYKENRCLLGTLHTEMKYAGPKEAIHHAIMRQNYGCTHIIIGRDHAGVGKFYDPFAAQKIFDEYPELDITPVFFPAFFYCRKCLTYTTPKVCPHDDDAKEQISGTKLREMIQNGEAPSEFILRPEVAKVILDHPKPFVD, encoded by the coding sequence ATGTCAGATGATATGATCAAACCGCACGGTGGAATACTAGTTAATAGAATTACTAAAGTTGATCCAACAGGATTATTCTCAATTACAATTTCAGAAGACTTGGCAAATGATGTTGAAAACATTGCTGATGGAATTTTTAGCCCTCTTGAAGGATTCTTGGGGCAAAAAGACTTTGAGAGTGTAATAACTAAAGGAAGACTAGCAAATAATTTAGCTTGGACCATTCCAATCATACTTGATGTAGATGAGCAAACAGCAACCAAAATGAAAGAAGCTGGTGATGTGTTATTAAAAAACCCAGAGGGAACTGGTGTTGCAGTATTGCATGTAGACGAAATTTACTCCTTTGATAAAGAAAAGACTTCACAAGGAGTCTATGGAACTACTGATCCATCTCATCCCGGCGTTGCAAAGACAATGTCTATGAAAGAATACTTGGTAGGCGGAAAGATTGACTATATTCAAAGACCAAATGAGAATGAAATTAGAAAATACCGATTAACTCCAACACAAACTAGAGAAGCATTCTCAAAAGCAGGATGGAAGACAATCTGTGCATTTCAAACCAGAAATCCTCCTCACGTAGCACACGAGATGCTTCAAAAGACATCAATTACTACGCGTGATGGCGTATTTGTAAATCCAATTATTGGAAAGAAAAAATCCGGTGACTTTGTTGATGAAGTAATTGTAAAATGTTATGAAACCATGATAAAATTGTACTATAAAGAAAATAGATGTTTACTTGGGACACTACACACAGAAATGAAGTATGCTGGACCAAAAGAGGCAATACACCACGCAATAATGAGACAAAATTATGGTTGTACTCACATAATTATTGGTCGTGATCATGCAGGTGTTGGAAAGTTCTATGATCCATTTGCAGCTCAGAAGATTTTTGATGAATATCCTGAACTAGATATTACACCAGTATTTTTTCCAGCATTTTTCTATTGTAGGAAGTGTCTGACATATACTACTCCAAAAGTTTGCCCACATGATGATGATGCAAAAGAACAGATTAGTGGAACAAAACTACGAGAGATGATTCAAAATGGTGAAGCACCTTCTGAATTTATTCTAAGACCTGAAGTAGCAAAAGTTATCTTGGATCATCCAAAGCCTTTTGTTGATTAG
- a CDS encoding homoserine kinase, with translation MVSKITVKAPSSTANLGPGFDVFGLAIDAFYDEITLTKIKKGITIVTDDNVPTNPENNTAGLVVKNMKDKFKIKDGIEIKIKKGVPAGFGMGSSAASAAATAVAFDKLFRLNLDGNSLVEFAGYGEKASAGSVHYDNVAASVLGGFVIVKTTPLDVIRIEPPTNLRMCIAVPELVVPKKKTKVSRGVIPKKIKLTDSILNLSNAAAIVAGFMKKDSDIIGNSIKDVIVEPARQHMIPGFSKVKQNAIKAGALGVTISGAGPSVIAFAKSSSNLKKICLEMSKGFASANTKCKTIICKPSKGSADKRK, from the coding sequence TTGGTATCAAAAATCACCGTTAAAGCACCATCATCAACTGCAAATCTGGGCCCAGGATTTGATGTGTTTGGATTGGCAATTGATGCATTTTATGATGAAATTACATTAACAAAAATAAAAAAAGGAATTACAATAGTTACAGATGATAACGTTCCTACAAATCCTGAAAATAATACAGCAGGATTAGTTGTAAAAAATATGAAAGATAAATTCAAAATTAAAGATGGTATTGAAATCAAAATAAAAAAAGGAGTTCCTGCTGGATTTGGAATGGGAAGTAGTGCAGCTTCAGCAGCTGCAACAGCAGTTGCATTTGATAAATTATTTAGATTAAATCTTGATGGTAACTCATTAGTGGAATTTGCTGGTTATGGTGAAAAAGCAAGTGCTGGATCAGTACATTATGACAACGTAGCAGCTTCAGTATTAGGTGGATTTGTAATTGTAAAAACCACTCCACTTGATGTAATTAGAATAGAACCTCCAACAAATCTTAGAATGTGTATTGCAGTTCCAGAATTAGTCGTTCCAAAAAAGAAAACAAAAGTATCAAGAGGTGTAATTCCTAAAAAGATCAAATTAACAGATAGTATCTTGAATCTATCTAATGCTGCAGCAATAGTTGCAGGGTTTATGAAAAAGGATTCAGATATTATTGGGAATTCAATTAAAGATGTAATTGTAGAGCCTGCAAGGCAACATATGATACCCGGATTTTCCAAAGTTAAGCAAAATGCCATAAAAGCTGGTGCTTTAGGTGTAACAATTAGTGGTGCAGGGCCTTCAGTCATAGCATTTGCAAAAAGCTCATCAAATTTGAAAAAAATTTGTTTAGAAATGTCTAAAGGATTTGCAAGTGCAAATACAAAATGCAAAACCATAATCTGTAAACCAAGTAAAGGTTCAGCAGATAAGAGAAAATAG
- the folE gene encoding GTP cyclohydrolase I FolE, translated as MDEERVKKLVRELIIEVGEDPTREGLRETPERIADMYKEIFGGYDSDSELSVQFSEDSGVVIARDIQFYSMCEHHMLPFFGKIHIAYSPNGRVFGISKLVRLVEKYSKRLQIQERLTKNIADELFSQGVKGVVVLADAEHLCMKMRGVRNDAVLSSSAFRGIYENKEENESIMNLIRKRASNSSF; from the coding sequence ATGGATGAAGAACGTGTAAAAAAACTCGTAAGAGAATTAATTATTGAAGTTGGAGAAGATCCTACTCGTGAAGGATTACGAGAAACTCCAGAAAGAATTGCAGATATGTATAAAGAAATTTTTGGCGGTTATGATTCTGATTCTGAATTATCTGTACAATTCTCAGAAGATTCAGGTGTGGTTATAGCAAGAGATATTCAATTTTATTCAATGTGTGAACACCATATGTTGCCATTTTTTGGGAAAATCCACATTGCATATTCTCCAAATGGCAGAGTTTTTGGAATTTCTAAACTAGTTAGATTGGTTGAAAAATATTCAAAGAGATTACAAATTCAAGAACGGTTGACAAAAAATATTGCTGATGAGCTATTTTCTCAAGGAGTTAAAGGAGTTGTTGTATTAGCAGATGCAGAACATCTATGTATGAAAATGCGAGGTGTTAGAAATGATGCTGTTCTTTCTTCTTCAGCATTTAGAGGTATTTATGAAAATAAAGAAGAAAATGAGAGTATAATGAATCTAATACGAAAACGTGCCTCAAATTCATCTTTTTAA
- a CDS encoding phosphoadenylyl-sulfate reductase: MARFTQEQVDDLNSRIKTTEDALQWASDNLHPKVAKASSFGAEDAVIMDIMLKINPKFRFFTLDTGRLPQETYDIIDVVRKKYNISVEILFPDANEVKEMVNQKGVNLFYDSVENRKLCCEIRKVHPMNKMLATLDGWITGLRRDQTKIRQNIRIFQLDQGHGGILKINPIIDWTWEQIQEYIKKNNLPYNSLLDKGYTSIGCEPCTRPIKPGEDLRAGRWWWEQGEHKECGLHIDP, from the coding sequence GTGGCAAGATTTACACAAGAACAAGTAGATGATCTTAATTCTAGGATTAAGACAACTGAGGATGCCTTACAGTGGGCATCTGATAACTTACATCCTAAAGTTGCCAAAGCATCAAGTTTTGGTGCTGAAGATGCAGTTATCATGGATATTATGTTAAAGATTAACCCAAAATTTAGATTCTTTACTTTAGATACTGGGAGATTACCACAGGAAACCTATGACATTATTGATGTTGTTAGAAAAAAATACAATATTTCAGTTGAAATATTATTTCCTGATGCAAATGAAGTCAAAGAAATGGTAAATCAAAAAGGGGTGAATCTATTTTATGACAGTGTAGAAAATAGAAAACTCTGTTGTGAAATTAGAAAAGTTCATCCAATGAATAAGATGCTTGCAACACTAGATGGCTGGATTACTGGCTTGAGACGCGATCAAACCAAAATTCGTCAAAATATTAGAATATTTCAACTAGATCAGGGCCACGGAGGTATTCTTAAAATTAATCCAATAATTGATTGGACATGGGAACAAATTCAAGAATATATTAAAAAAAATAATCTTCCATACAATAGTCTTTTAGACAAAGGATACACTAGCATTGGATGTGAGCCATGTACCAGACCAATAAAGCCTGGTGAAGATCTTAGAGCAGGTAGATGGTGGTGGGAACAAGGAGAACACAAAGAATGTGGCCTTCATATAGACCCTTAG